Within Homo sapiens chromosome 19 genomic scaffold, GRCh38.p14 alternate locus group ALT_REF_LOCI_13 HSCHR19KIR_G248_A_HAP_CTG3_1, the genomic segment ccttgtctttctctgcctctcagtCTCTCTAGTTCCCTTTTGGAGTCTCTGCAATCCATCCCCACATCTTTATCTTTCCCTGTCTTTGTGCCCCTCCCTCAGGGCTCTGATTTTAGGgcttttctctgcttccttccaTCATACGCTCCACTTCTCTgccctctttttctatctctttatgtGTCTGTGAGTCTCTCAATTCCCTTCTTCTGgctcattctgtgtgtgtgttcatgtctttGCTTTTTGATTTCCCTGATTTCACTCCGTGTCTCTCTGTGGGCTTTTGTTCTCAGTAATCCTATAACATGTGGTGCTATTTGAATATGAGCCTCAGAATCCAGTATGGGGACTCCAGGAACTCACAACATACAGGGGTTGGTGTTCTGCTCCCTCACCTGGGGCCATGGTGTCCTGCGACGACGACAGCTCCACTGCACGGAAGGCAGAGGTTTAAGAATAAACACAGCATCTGTAGGTGCCACCAGCCTGGGGCCACACGGCCCAACTCAGGCCAGATAGATGTGTCTCTTTGGGTTCTCCTGGGAGAGAACACTTTGTAGAGGTAAAACAGAATGGAACCTTCTAACCTGTGCCTGGTCTCTGAACAAAGTCAGCATAGAAGGACACCTCTCTCTGGGATatatctgtctctctgtgtcttctttacctctttatctctttttctaaCACCTTGTATGGCCCCTGTGTCTGGCTTCTATGTTATGACATGAGGTCTGTACTTGTGTCTCCTGTTTCTCTGCCTTTGTTGGTACAGACCTCACCAAGTCACTTTCTCTCCATAGGAACCCCACACTCATCTTCCTCATGACCACCTGGGGCTTCCAGTCCTAGATCATTCACTCCATCTCCCAGCAAGGGTGAGAGGCAGGTCTGTATTCTCTCACCTACGACCACGATGTCCAGAGGGTCACTGGGAGCCGACAACTCATAGGGTAAGTGAGTGACAGAACCAAAGCATCTGTAGGTCCCTGCAAGGGCAGGTGTCATGGGACCCATGGAATAGTTGACCTGGGAACCCGCATCGTGGAGCTGTCCAATGAGGCGCAAGGGGTCCTCAGTGATCCCCTCTCTGTGCAGAAGGAAGCGCTCAAACCTGACATCTGACCAACATTGCAGGATGACCGTCTCTCCCGATTTCACCAGGGGACCTGGGTGGGCCAGGAGGGAAGGTTTTCTGTGGACTCCTAAGAAGAGAGGTTGTGAGTTCAGAAGGCGTCTCCCTTTCTCATCCCATTCATGGGACCTGAAATAAGTGAGGCTTCCCCTCCATGGTGTctatctctctccttcctctctgtgtCTCCGTGTTCTTTTGTGCCCATAACCCCTGTTGCAGGTCCCTccatctgtctccctccctcttccctgtctctctgtctctagtAGCCCTGATTCCCTTCCCACTGTGCTCAGTGTCACCTCTTATGCTGTTGTATCTGTTTCCCACTAATCTCTTTCCTGGTGTTTATGTGGGGGTGGAAGAGGAACCACGACAGGCTGCATGTCCAGGCTCTTAGCAGCCTGAATCAATCTCTTTTGGACAGATTGGAAAGGCTGGCAGGAGGTACGAACTCATCAGTAAGGCAGGCATCAGTGTCCCTGTTCCTGATGGGGATTGGGAGCCTCTCCTGTCATGTCTGTGCCTTCTCCATGGCCCCAGCTTCCATAGGGTGGCCCCTGGTGCTGGTTCCAGGAGCATCAACCCCTCCCTATGTGGATCGAGCCTGGTGGTAGCATCAGTATCCCACCCATGCTAAAATCAGTGTAGCCAAACTTCTCCTTGTTTGGTTTCTTAACCTGTGCTTCACCTGGGTTCCTGTGttggtttcctgttgctgctggaGAAAATTGTCACAAACATGGGGCAGGAGAGAATACAATGACCCCTTCCACTTCTGGAGAACAGAAATCGGACCCAGTTCTctctgggctaaaatcaaggcatcTGCAGGGCTGTGTTTCCTCTGGAGACTCAGGGAAGAATCAGTTCCCTTGACTTCTCCAGCCCTTAGAGGCCACCTGCCTTTGTGGCTCATGGCCTTCCCCCATCTTCAAAGCCTGCTGTGGCTGATGGAGTCTCCCTCCCACGACGTTGCTCTAACCccactttcctcttcctcctcctctcatgaggacccttgtgattactcTGAGCACAGCAGGACAGTCCAGGCTGTCTCCCCATCGCAAGGTCAACTCATCAACAACCTGAGCTCCATCTTCCTCTTCAGTCCCCTGCCCTAAAACATAAATAGTCACAGGGTTCATGGATTACCATGTAGCCATCACTGGGGACAATTATTCTTCCCACCACAGCAACTATTTCTCTGTACTGAATCCCCCTTTACCCCAAATACAGTCGGGGCCTGGATGATTGGACCCTGATGGACGCCCCCACCAGAAGCTCTGGGATTCAGGAGGTGGGACAGTGAGAAGCCCAGACAGAAAGCCTCTGACCTGTGACCATGATCACCACAGGGTTGCTGGGTGCCGACCACCCAGTGGGGGAGTGTGGGTGTGAACTGCAACATCTGTAGGTCCCTGCATGTGCTGGGGTCACAGGGCCCATGAGAAAGCTGTTCCAGAATATTCTGTTGTAGAGCTCAGGGACAGGCATCCCGTCTTCTTTGGACAGACTGAATTCATTAAACCCAAGACGAGAGCGACACTGAAGAGTCACATGTTGTCCTTCAGACACCACAGTGCCGGGCCAGGCAGAGAGGAAGGGCTTGTCCTGACCACCTGGGGGAGAAGGAGGCACCACCTTAGAGAGGAGGATGTGGAGCCgcccctccctccctgtgctCAGAAGATTCTCCCATTTCCATGTTTCTAAGGCTCCTACCACACCTGGGTGCCCAGGGCTACAGGAAGGACCCATCCCGCATAGACATGGCGTCTCCCTACAGCAAGTGTCAGCTGAGAACTTTGAGCAGGTGCTGAAGAAGCGACTCTTACTAGATTTTAACACTGCAAAATTACTTACATAAAAGAACACAAGGTAGACACAGGATGGAGGGCATGATCAGCTAATGCATGAACCATAATAAACAACTGAGCCCCTATTAGAAGATCTGGAATGTCAGGGTCATGACTGTGGTTCCCCCACCTCTTAGGTAGAATGACAGCAGCCACATTGCAGCCCCTACCGTCATGGAAACGCTGGAGGGTGTGAGTTATGCTCTTGTCCTCAGAGGCCTGTTGTTCCTTGCActgcttctctcccttcctctgccgGTGACACCACTTCCTCCCTGCACACCACTCCTTTGAGCACTTCAGTCTCCCCCTGGGTCCCCACAGACTCAGCCAAGGGAAAGAAAGGCCGGGGAGGGCTAGGACAGAACTGTGGCGAAGCTTCCCCTGGCTTCCTTTTCCTAGTTCATGAGAGATTCCCACATGGCTTCCCATGGTCAGCCCATCAGTCAACCCCCTGTGTCGCCTGCCTCCCGTTTCAGGAGCATCATCTTATGTGGGGAGATGACAACCTAAGGTTTGGGGGAAGGACTCACCCACATGTGGCCAGGGCCCCTCCAGCAAGAAGAACCCTGGAAAGAAAGATCATGATGGATGATCCATCTGTACATCACctccaggcccatatctccactccaggcccatatctccacCTCTAGGCccatatctccactccaggccTATATCTCCACCTCCGTCCTATATCTCTActccaggcccatatctccactccaggccTATATCTCCACCTCCGTCCTATATCTCTACTCCAGGCCCATATCTACActccaggcccatatctccacCTCCAGGCCTGTATCTCCACCTCCAGGCCCGTGTCTCCATTCCAGGCCCATATCTGCACTCCAAGCCAACATCTCCACTCCAGGCCCGTATCTCTACTCCAGGCCCATATCTACAGTtccaggcccatatctccacctccaggcccatatctccacTCTAGGCCCATATCTCCACCTCCAGGCCCGTATCTCAATTCCAGGTCCATATCTGCACTCCAAGCCAatatctccactccaggcccatATCTACAGTTCCAGGCCCATATCTCTACTCCAGGCCCATATCTCTACTTCAGGCCCATATCTACAGTtccaggcccatatctccactccaggcccatatctccaccccaggcccatatctccactccaggcctatatctccactccaggcccatatctccactccaggcccagatctccactccaggcccagATCTCCACCCCAGCGCTCCCTCCCTCGATTCCCTTCCAGGACTCACCAACACACGCCATGCTGACGACCATGAGCGACATGGTGCTGCCGGTGCAGACAGGCGGCTGCGCCCCAGCTCAGTTCAGCAGCACACAGGATGTTGTGAGGGGCTCATGCAGTTTACATGCTGACCACATCATGGGAGGATGACGTATGCAGGCTATTTCTACCTTGCATGAGGCCCAGTGGCTGTTTGGTCAAGAGCGGAACATGGCTTCCTGGAAATTGTTCCAACTAGAATTGACACCTTGCATCCTTCACTATAACCAACTCAAAACACGTCTCAGATCCAATCTCTCATACAGGAGATGACTGAATGCTTGGCTTACATTAAAGACTTTtgatgtatttttgttgtttttatctgAGATTCAAACTCTTCTTCATGTGCTATTTTCCCCAGGCTGTTCTTTGACTtcagagttcaagcaatcctcctgccccagcattTCTAGCAGCTGGCAGTATGTCACAATCTGCCACACCCAAGTCACaacttttagaactttttttttttttgagacgcaatctcacttcgtcacccagtttggaatgcagtggtgagacctcggctcattgcagcctccacctcccaggttcacgcaattctcgtgcctcagcctcctaagtagctggatttacaggcacccaccatcacgcccacctaatttttgtacttttagtagagaggaggtttctccatgttggccaggctggtcttgaactcctaacctcaagtgatctgtctacttcagcctcccaaagtgctgagattacaggtgtgagccaccatgcctggccgggaCATTCTatatgtgtgcgtatgtgtgcatttatatacatatggttatacacacacacacacacacacacacaccctaagcACTCACATATATAgttgtttcaaattttaaaaaatataaattttgtatttttctttctttttctcacatttGTGTTTCTATGACACCATATACATATTGAATTTTATagctctattttattcttttggattgCAGTTTAATAGTCCATACATAACTTTATCAACATGTAATTATCCACTCTTTTTAtcatggacatttgtgttgtttccggattttctcttttataactCGGGCCTTGATAATCGTGTTTCTGTGTGATCCCTTGCATACATATGCTGAATTAATTAGACATATTTACCTAGGAATGAAATTATTGGTTTTGGGTGCAAGTTGGTGTTGAGCTTAACCAGGAAGTGCCAAAATATTTCCATCATGACCAAATGTGGCCTGGAAAGTTTTTTGGGGtcaattttcctgtttcttctaaGGAACAAAATTGATGTCACTGATTTTTCTGTCCTGTTTGTCATTTATGAATATACGTACATATGCACGTATATATTTGCTtgccattttatgtttttcctcGACGTTACTTTGGAATTAATTTGCTGATGTGTAGTATTTCTGCAAGCGAAAGTTACCTATTTACTcagctcttccttcttttctaacaCAGACATTTGAGGCTTATTTTCCTTTAACACTGTTCTATCTGTATCCCCAGTCATTTGCcgagatgtgttttcatttttaattgatacaaaatattttccacctttctttgaaatgtttttcttccacTCATTGTTTATTGCTATgtgtgtttattaattttaaaatatttgataatttccCCAGCATTTCCTTGTtgtacatttataatttaattcaacTGTTTCATCTATCATATTACCTATgattcagcatttaaaaatttattttggtgaATGTTCCAGGGGTGCTAGACAAGTTTGTGGATTAGGAAGATTTGAGGTGGATGTTTTCTAAATgtcagttaagaaaaaaatcattcaaatgtt encodes:
- the KIR3DL3 gene encoding killer cell immunoglobulin-like receptor 3DL3 precursor (The RefSeq protein has 2 substitutions compared to this genomic sequence), which encodes MSLMVVSMACVGFFLLEGPWPHVGGQDKPFLSAWPGTVVSEGQHVTLQCRSRLGFNEFSLSKEDGMPVPELYNRIFRNSFLMGPVTPAHAGTYRCCSSHPHSPTGWSAPSNPVVIMVTGVHRKPSLLAHPGPLVKSGETVILQCWSDVRFERFLLHREGITEDPLRLVGQLHDAGSQVNYSMGPMTPALAGTYRCFGSVTHLPYELSAPSDPLDIVVVGLYGKPSLSAQPGPTVQAGENVTLSCSSRSLFDIYHLSREAEAGELRLTAVLRVNGTFQANFPLGPVTHGGNYRCFGSFRALPHAWSDPSDPLPVSVTGNSRNLHVLIGTSVVIIPFAILLFFLLHRWCANKKNAVVMDQEPAGNRTVNREDSDEQDPQEVTYAQLNHCVFTQRKITRPSQRPKTPPTDTSV